A window of Onychostoma macrolepis isolate SWU-2019 chromosome 01, ASM1243209v1, whole genome shotgun sequence contains these coding sequences:
- the LOC131536856 gene encoding zinc finger BED domain-containing protein 4-like yields the protein MQEWGISNDKIVTVITDNGSNMVAAFKHSTQEEEEASSDDEEESPRGESDSEEEIEDHRYQNMEMDMERMPCVVHTLQLVVHMLNKEASVKRLLDKARSIVKLFRKSSVATQKILDKCGLIVVNDCPTRWSSTYYMITRLLKVKDPLCEIANEMGWDNLLSSEWQKLSSLHELLLPFAEHTQTLQSDTMSMSLIVPALLDLHSHLTDFEENTNHRDFATLARK from the exons ATGCAGGAATGGGGCATTTCAAATGACAAAATTGTGACTGTAATAACGGACAATGGTAGCAATATGGTAGCAGCATTTAAACACAGTActcaagaagaagaagaggctAGCTCAGATGATGAAGAGGAGTCCCCCCGAGGTGAAAGTGATTCAGAGGAGGAGATTGAAGACCATCG CTATCAAAACATGGAGATGGATATGGAACGGATGCCATGTGTGGTTCACACGCTGCAGCTTGTGGTCCACATGCTAAACAAGGAGGCAAGTGTGAAGCGACTCCTTGACAAAGCACGATCAATTGTGAAGCTCTTTCGCAAGTCATCTGTTGCTACACAGAAGATTTTGGATAAGTGTGGCCTAATTGTTGTGAATGATTGTCCCACGCGCTGGTCAAGTACATATTACATGATTACACGACTCCTCAAAGTTAAAGATCCTCTTTGCGAAATAGCAAATGAGATGGGGTGGGACAACTTACTCTCTAGTGAGTGGCAGAAGCTCAGCTCATTGCATGAACTCCTGTTGCCTTTTGCCgaacacacacagactcttCAGAGTGACACGATGTCTATGTCACTGATCGTCCCTGCCCTCTTAGATTTACATAGCCACCTTACTGATTTTGAAGAAAACACAAATCATCGGGATTTTGCCACTCTAGCGCGAAAATGA